CCCGTAAAGGAATCACCTGCACCTACGGTATCAGCAACCTCAACCGATGGTGTTTCTTGGAACGACTTGAGGTTTGGTGCAAAGACATACGAACCGTTGACACCACAAGTCAGCACAAGCATATCAAGATTGTACTTTCCTAAAAGCAACCAACACTTATTCTCTATATCAAGACCTGGATAACCGAAAAGACGACCGATAGTAACAAGTTCCTCATCATTAATCTTGAGGATATTGGCATGCTGGAGCGAAGTGGTGATAACCTCCTTTGTATAGAAGTTCTGACGAAGATTGATATCAAATATCTTGAGACAATCCTTTGGCGTTGTTTCGAGGAATTTCTGTATTGTCTGGCGGCTTACACTACTACGCTGTGCGAGTGAACCAAAGCATACTGCACGACAGTTCTTGGCTGCTTCTTCAATCTCAGGAGTAAACGGTATGTTATCCCATGCTACTCCCTCTTTGATGTCATAGGTAGGTATACCTTCACTGTCGAGTTCAACCTGCACCGTTCCT
The Prevotella melaninogenica DNA segment above includes these coding regions:
- a CDS encoding carbohydrate kinase family protein, giving the protein MKQLIVGLGEALWDCLPEGRKLGGAPANFAYHTGQFGHDSLAISAVGNDALGKETLDEFEKKGVKYLMPEVDYQTGTVQVELDSEGIPTYDIKEGVAWDNIPFTPEIEEAAKNCRAVCFGSLAQRSSVSRQTIQKFLETTPKDCLKIFDINLRQNFYTKEVITTSLQHANILKINDEELVTIGRLFGYPGLDIENKCWLLLGKYNLDMLVLTCGVNGSYVFAPNLKSFQETPSVEVADTVGAGDSFTGAFTSAILAGMPLPDAHKLAVDVSAYVCTQNGAMPKLPKELLDRIK